The genome window GAATGCCAACATGGCCCTGTCCATCGCCGACCGGGGCTATGTCCTCAAGCAGGGCCACGTCTCGGTCAGCGGGACCTCCGCCGAGCTTCTGGACAATGACGAGGTGCGGCGCGCCTATCTGGGAGGGTAAGGAAGATGCGGATCGACACGCAATTGCGCCGCCAGCTCATCGAGGCCATGGCCGCCACGGTCGAGGCGCACTGGCAGGAGCTGACGGCCCTCGACCAGGCCATCGGCGACGGCGACCACGGCGCGGGGATGAAGCGCGGCTTCGACGCGCTGCTGGCCGATGCCGACACGCTCTCCGGGCAGCCGCTGCCGGCGGCGCTGGTGGCTGCCGGGCGAACGCTGGTGATGTCGATGGGCGGCGCGTCGGGGCCGCTCTACGGCACGTTCTTCATGGAGCTGGGCAAGGCGCTCGGCGACGTGTCCGATGATGCCCTTGACCGCGCCGGGCTCGCCGCCGGCTTCGCCCGCGCCATGGCGGCCGTCGCCGCGCGCGGCAAGTCGCAGCCGGGGCAGAAGACCCTGCTCGACGTGCTGGCCCCGGTGTCGGCGGCGCTGGAGCGCGGCGAGGACGCGGACGGCATCGCCCGCGTGGCGGCCGAGGCCGCCGAGGCGACGGTGCCAATGCAGGCGCTGCGCGGCCGCGCAGCCTTTCTCGGCGAGCGCTCGATCGGGCACATGGACCCCGGCGCGCGCTCGGCCTCGTTGATCATCGGCGCGGTCTGCGCCGGGCTGAAGGAAACATCCGCATGAACGCTCCCAAGAATGTCGGCATCGTGATCGTCTCTCATTCGTCGAAGGTGGCCGAGGGCGCGGCCGACATGGTGCGCCAGATGGTGGGCGACAGCGTGCCGCTGGCCTTCACCGGCGGCGACGCCGCCGGCGGGCTGGGCACCAGCGTCGAGAATATCCTCGGCGCGATCGACCGCGCCTGGAGCGAGGCGGGCGTCGCCATTCTGGTCGATCTCGGCGGGGCGGAGACCAACAGCGAGATGGCCGTCGAGATGCTGCCGGCCGAGCGCCAGGGCCGCGCGGTGATCTGCAACGCGCCCATCGTCGAGGGCGCGGTGATCGCCGCGACCGAGGCGTCGGGCGGATCCTCGCTCGAGAAGGTTCAGGCCGTGGCCGAAGAGCTCGCGGCGCAGTAAGGGATTGTCGATGTCGCAGGACCATATCGTCGCTTCCGCCATCCTGACCAACGAGGCCGGCATGCATGCCCGCCCGTCGGTCAAGCTGACGCAGCTGGCCAAATCCTTTCCCGCCACCATCGAGGTCGCGACCGACGAGGCCGGGCCCTGGGTCGACGCCAAGAGCCCCGTCAAGCTGATGCGCTTCCGCGCGCCGCAGGGCACGCGGCTGTGGCTGCGCACCTCGGGCGAGGGCGCCCAGCGCGCGCTGGACGAGCTGCTGGCGCTGGTGGCCAGCAATTTCGACGAGGAAACCGCGGCGCCGGACGGCGGCGGACATGGCTGAGAGGCTGTTCACCGGCATCGCGGCGTCCGCCGGGTTGGCCTCCGGGCAGGTGCTGCGCCCCGCGCGCGCCGCGGGGCGGGAAATGGCCGAGACGCGCGGCGGAAGCGGCGCCGAGGCGCTGTGGGCCGCCATCGTCGCGGCCGGCAACGAGCTGGCGGAACTTCTCGGCCGGCTCGACGGCGACGAGGCCGAGATCGTCGCGATGCAGATGGCGTTCCTTGAGGACGACGAGCTGGCGCGCCCGGCCTTCGAGGCGATCGCCGCCGGCCGGCCGGCGGCCGCGGCATGGGCCGCGGCGATGGATGCCGAGATCGCTGTCTACCAGGCATCGGACGACGAGTATTTTCGCGCGCGCGCGGTCGACTTTCAGGACATGCGCGACCGGGTGCTGGCCGCCCTGACGGGCAGCGGCGGCGGGCCGCTTGTCGTGCCCGACGACACGATCCTCCTCGCCACCGAGCTGCGCCCTTCCGAATTCCTCGCCGCCAGCTGGGGCAAGGGGGCCGGCATCGCGCTGACGCATGGCAGCCCGACCAGCCACGTCGCCATGCTGGCGCGCGGCCGGGGCCTGCCGATGGTCGTGGCGCTCGACGCCGAGATGCTCGACCTGCAAGGCGCGGCGCTTCTCGACGGCGCGGCGGGCGTGCTCGTCTCGGAGCCGGACGAGGCCCGTCTCGCCGCCGCCCGCGACCGGCTGGCGAACGAGGCCTCGGGGCGCGCGGAAGCCGCCGCCATGGCCGCGCGGCCGGCGGTCAGCCGCAACGGGGTGCGGGTGGCGGTGCAGGCGACGATCGCCGACCCTGCCGAGCTCGACCGGCTCGACCCCGCCCATTTCGACGGCATCGGCCTCGTGCGGACCGAGCTGTTCCTCGACAGCCCCGCGCGCCTGAGGGACGAGGAGGGCCAGCTCGCCGCCTATCGCCGCATCCTCGCCTGGGCCGGCGGCCGCCCGGTGACGGTGCGCACCCTCGACGCCGGGGGCGACAAGCCGATCGCCGGCTACACCGTCGCGCACGAGGCCAATCCGTTCCTCGGGATGCGTGGCATACGCCTCTCCCTGCGCCATCCCGACATATTCCGTGTCCAGCTGCGCGCGCTGGCCCGCGCCGCGGCCGACGGCCCGCTCAAGGTGATGCTGCCCATGGTGACGCTGCCCGGCGAGCTGGCCGAGGCGCGGGCCATGTTCGACAGCGAGATCGCGGCGCTCGCCGCCGCCGGCGCCGCGCACGGGCGTCCGGCGCTCGGCATCATGGTCGAGGTTCCGGCCGTCGCCATCACGCCCGAGCGGTTCGATGCGGATTTCTTCTCCATCGGCTCCAACGACCTCGTGCAATATACCTGCGCCGTCAGCCGCGAGGAGGCCGCCGCCGCCCGGCTCGGCTCGGCCGCCGACCCATCGGTGCTGGCGCTGATCGCGCGTGTCGCCGCGCATGGCCGCCTGTCGGGGCGCGAGGTCGGCCTGTGTGGCGATGCCGGCGGCGATCCGCTATTGGTTCCGGCTCTTCTAGCCGCGGGCCTGCGGTCTCTCTCCGTCCAGCCCGAGCTGGCGGGAGCGGTCAAGGCCGCGATCGCCGGCCTCGACCTCGCCACGGACACATGACCCGGACCATGAGCAGCGCGCGCATCCCCAAGCATGTCCGTCAGTACAAGGAGCTGCTGCGGCGGGTGCTCGACAGCCGCCCCTCCGGCACCCGGCAGCGGCTGGCGGTGGCGCTCGGCACCAACCGCTCCTTCGTCTCGCAGATCAGCAGCCCCACCTACAAGGTGGCGATCCCGGCCCACCACATCGAGACCATCTTCGAGGTCTGCCATTTCTCGCCGGCCGAGCGGGCCGAGTTCCTCGCCGCCTACGACGCCGCCCACCCTAACCAGCGCCAGCAGCCCGACGACGGGGCGGGCCGCCGCACCATTGAGGTCTGCGTGCCGGATATGGGCAGCGCGCGGGCCAACCGGCTGGTGGACGAGGCGATCCGCGACATGGCGCGCAACATGATCCGCATCCTGCAGGAAAAGTGATCCGCCGAGGAGGAAACCCATGAAGAAGCTCATCAACGACGTCGCCACGGTGCTGGACGAGAGCCTCGACGGCTTCGCCGCCGCCCATGCCGAGCTGATCGAGATGGACGGCGAGCGCCGCTTCGTGCGCCGCCGCGCGGCCTCGCCCGGCAAGGTGGCGCTGGTTTCGGGCGGCGGCTCGGGCCACGAGCCGCTGCATGCCGGCTTCGTCGGGCAGGGGATGCTGGACGCGGCGGTGCCGGGCGCGATCTTCACCTCGCCGACACCCGACCGCATCCTCGCCGCGATCGAGGCCGTCGACGCCGGGGCCGGGGCTCTTCTCATCGTCAAGAACTACGAGGGCGACGTGATGAACTTCGAGATGGCGGCCGAGATGGCGACGGGGCGGGTGGCCAGCGTTCTGGTCGACGACGACGTCGCGGTCGACAATTCGTCCTACAGCATCGGCCGGCGCGGCGTCGCCGGAACGCTGGTGGTCGAGAAGATCCTCGGCGCCGCGGCCGAGCAGGGCATGGACCTCGACGCGCTGACGGCGCTGGCCGGGCGGGTCAGTGCCGCGACGCGGTCGATGGGCGTGGCGCTCAGCTCCTGCACCGTGCCGGCCGCCGGAAAGCCGACCTTCGAGCTCGGCGAGGACGAGATCGAGATCGGCGTCGGCATCCATGGCGAGCCGGGCCGCCGCCGCGGGCCGATGGCGCCCGCCGCGACGATCGTGAACGAGCTGCTCGATGCGATCCTCGCCGACCTCAAGCCCGCCGCCGGCGCGCGCTGCCTGCTGTTCGTCAACGGGTTCGGCGGCACGCCCTCGGGCGAGCTCTATCTCGTCTACGACGCGGCCCGCCGCCGCCTCGCGAAAGACGGGCTCGACGTGGCGCGCAGCCTCGTCGGAACCTATGTCACCTCGCTCGAGATGGCCGGCTGCTCGCTGACGGTGACGGTGCTGGACGACGAGCTGGCAGCCCTGTGGGACGCGCCGGTGCGCACCCCGGCGCTGTGCTGGTAGGGCGGGGACCGGCCTAGAGCAGGCCGACCCGCTGCTTCAGCGACTCCATCGTCGCCCCGACGAGGCCCATGGCGGCGGCGTCGCGCGGGGCCGGCCTTTGCGAGCCCGCAACCATCACGGCATGCAGATCCGCCAGCGCGGACGCGGTCGGCACATGGACGCCGGCGATCTGCGCGTAGACGAGGAATGGCGTCAGCCCGTGGCTGAAGTCTTCCACGTAGTAGCGGTGGGTCAACGAGTCCGGCGCCTTGATCCGCCGGTTGGCCTCGCCCGCGGCGATGGCGCGGTAGTCGCTGCCGGCGGCGTCGGCGGGCACCGTGCCGATGGCCTTCATCTCCTCGACGATGGTCGGCAGGGCGTGGCCGAAGGCGCGGCCCACGGCGATGCGCTCCCGGTCGAGCGCCTCCATGACCTTGACGACGCCATCCGTCATCCCCTGCACGTAAAAGGTGAAGTCGCCGCCGGTCGCTTCCACCCATGCCGCGCCGAGCATGGCGCCGGGCGGATGGACCACCATGTTGACGTTGCACAGGTCGGACGCGATCACGTCGCCGCAATCGTAGCTTCCGGGGAACAGCGCGAGCGCCGC of Aquamicrobium sp. contains these proteins:
- a CDS encoding HPr family phosphocarrier protein encodes the protein MSQDHIVASAILTNEAGMHARPSVKLTQLAKSFPATIEVATDEAGPWVDAKSPVKLMRFRAPQGTRLWLRTSGEGAQRALDELLALVASNFDEETAAPDGGGHG
- the dhaL gene encoding dihydroxyacetone kinase subunit DhaL; the encoded protein is MRIDTQLRRQLIEAMAATVEAHWQELTALDQAIGDGDHGAGMKRGFDALLADADTLSGQPLPAALVAAGRTLVMSMGGASGPLYGTFFMELGKALGDVSDDALDRAGLAAGFARAMAAVAARGKSQPGQKTLLDVLAPVSAALERGEDADGIARVAAEAAEATVPMQALRGRAAFLGERSIGHMDPGARSASLIIGAVCAGLKETSA
- a CDS encoding NAD/NADP octopine/nopaline dehydrogenase family protein — encoded protein: MRVTVIGAGNGGASAAVELTLAGHDVVLHGRSQATIAPFLQGGIGYLGVFGEGRIRPALVTTDLKAAIDGADAVVVALPTFALTSVAEALHAAGWSSRRPVILNPGHTGGALEFETAYRARQPEIPPIAEFATLAYVARKPAPDTVNITGRARSLRAAALKGGEAALEAALALFPGSYDCGDVIASDLCNVNMVVHPPGAMLGAAWVEATGGDFTFYVQGMTDGVVKVMEALDRERIAVGRAFGHALPTIVEEMKAIGTVPADAAGSDYRAIAAGEANRRIKAPDSLTHRYYVEDFSHGLTPFLVYAQIAGVHVPTASALADLHAVMVAGSQRPAPRDAAAMGLVGATMESLKQRVGLL
- a CDS encoding putative PEP-binding protein, whose product is MAERLFTGIAASAGLASGQVLRPARAAGREMAETRGGSGAEALWAAIVAAGNELAELLGRLDGDEAEIVAMQMAFLEDDELARPAFEAIAAGRPAAAAWAAAMDAEIAVYQASDDEYFRARAVDFQDMRDRVLAALTGSGGGPLVVPDDTILLATELRPSEFLAASWGKGAGIALTHGSPTSHVAMLARGRGLPMVVALDAEMLDLQGAALLDGAAGVLVSEPDEARLAAARDRLANEASGRAEAAAMAARPAVSRNGVRVAVQATIADPAELDRLDPAHFDGIGLVRTELFLDSPARLRDEEGQLAAYRRILAWAGGRPVTVRTLDAGGDKPIAGYTVAHEANPFLGMRGIRLSLRHPDIFRVQLRALARAAADGPLKVMLPMVTLPGELAEARAMFDSEIAALAAAGAAHGRPALGIMVEVPAVAITPERFDADFFSIGSNDLVQYTCAVSREEAAAARLGSAADPSVLALIARVAAHGRLSGREVGLCGDAGGDPLLVPALLAAGLRSLSVQPELAGAVKAAIAGLDLATDT
- the dhaK gene encoding dihydroxyacetone kinase subunit DhaK is translated as MKKLINDVATVLDESLDGFAAAHAELIEMDGERRFVRRRAASPGKVALVSGGGSGHEPLHAGFVGQGMLDAAVPGAIFTSPTPDRILAAIEAVDAGAGALLIVKNYEGDVMNFEMAAEMATGRVASVLVDDDVAVDNSSYSIGRRGVAGTLVVEKILGAAAEQGMDLDALTALAGRVSAATRSMGVALSSCTVPAAGKPTFELGEDEIEIGVGIHGEPGRRRGPMAPAATIVNELLDAILADLKPAAGARCLLFVNGFGGTPSGELYLVYDAARRRLAKDGLDVARSLVGTYVTSLEMAGCSLTVTVLDDELAALWDAPVRTPALCW
- the dhaM gene encoding dihydroxyacetone kinase phosphoryl donor subunit DhaM, with amino-acid sequence MNAPKNVGIVIVSHSSKVAEGAADMVRQMVGDSVPLAFTGGDAAGGLGTSVENILGAIDRAWSEAGVAILVDLGGAETNSEMAVEMLPAERQGRAVICNAPIVEGAVIAATEASGGSSLEKVQAVAEELAAQ